A section of the Deferrivibrio essentukiensis genome encodes:
- a CDS encoding HD-GYP domain-containing protein, which yields MEKILVKELKIGDRVVKLDASWLDTPFLKHNFVVKDQKTIDKLIKSGIDYVYIEKRKVDAQKSEEKTFAEEILEHKKENISKEYLEIKDLKPSFELYEKSVSIVKNVMEDVRSGKMFDSSSVKILADKIADITVKNKSLLVNIAKLKTYDDYTFQHSLNVAIFASSLGKLLNLSVSEIKVLVNSGILHDIGKMLVPKDILNKPAKLTDEEFAIMKNHVLAGYDFLKKNGFSEEELKIVLEHHERADGSGYPYGLKDEQISIAGKIGAVVDIYDAITSDRVYHKGMYPPKAIKLMFSWTDKHINRKIFEFFVSNVGIYPVGTIVLLSTNELAVVGDVSKKPTEPVVVIFKSHTGHNIAPITYDLSKPTVLKKKIVGPVNPENISVPDEVYTVIEGLNEE from the coding sequence ATGGAAAAGATTTTAGTAAAAGAGCTTAAAATAGGGGACAGAGTAGTAAAGCTTGATGCAAGCTGGCTTGATACTCCATTCTTAAAACATAACTTTGTTGTAAAAGATCAAAAGACTATCGATAAGCTTATTAAGAGCGGCATTGACTATGTTTATATAGAAAAAAGGAAAGTTGACGCACAAAAGTCCGAAGAAAAAACATTTGCTGAAGAGATACTTGAACATAAAAAAGAGAATATTTCAAAAGAATATCTTGAAATAAAAGATTTAAAGCCTTCCTTTGAGCTTTATGAGAAATCAGTTTCTATTGTAAAAAATGTGATGGAAGATGTAAGATCAGGCAAGATGTTTGACAGCTCTTCAGTAAAAATTTTGGCAGATAAGATTGCTGATATTACGGTAAAAAATAAATCACTGTTGGTAAATATTGCAAAGCTTAAAACATACGATGATTATACATTTCAACATTCACTTAATGTGGCAATTTTTGCTTCCTCTTTGGGCAAGCTCCTAAATCTTTCTGTTTCTGAAATAAAAGTATTGGTAAATAGCGGGATTTTACATGATATCGGCAAGATGCTTGTGCCAAAAGATATTTTGAATAAGCCTGCAAAATTGACGGATGAAGAGTTTGCGATAATGAAAAATCATGTGCTAGCCGGCTATGATTTCCTTAAGAAAAATGGTTTTAGTGAAGAAGAGCTGAAAATTGTGTTAGAGCATCATGAAAGAGCTGATGGTAGCGGTTATCCATACGGTCTTAAGGATGAGCAGATATCTATTGCCGGTAAGATAGGGGCGGTGGTAGATATTTACGATGCTATTACCAGCGACAGGGTTTATCATAAAGGGATGTATCCTCCAAAGGCAATCAAGTTAATGTTTTCCTGGACGGATAAACATATAAATAGGAAAATTTTTGAGTTTTTTGTTAGTAATGTAGGCATTTATCCTGTTGGTACTATTGTGCTTTTATCTACAAATGAATTGGCTGTAGTAGGTGATGTTTCCAAAAAACCTACCGAGCCTGTTGTGGTAATCTTTAAATCTCATACCGGACATAATATTGCGCCAATTACTTATGATTTAAGTAAACCTACTGTTTTAAAGAAAAAAATAGTTGGGCCTGTCAATCCTGAAAACATAAGTGTTCCTGATGAAGTATATACCGTTATTGAAGGTTTGAACGAAGAGTAA